In Zingiber officinale cultivar Zhangliang chromosome 1A, Zo_v1.1, whole genome shotgun sequence, a genomic segment contains:
- the LOC122019030 gene encoding signal recognition particle receptor subunit alpha-like, with translation MLEELLIFTRGGLILWELGKALKGSPIDALIRSCLLEERSADDAFHYDVPAGGAAYTLKWAFDNDLGLVFVAVYQRILHLLYVDDLLAAVRREFSQIYDPKRITYDDFNETFRQLQKEAEARAEEMRKSKQAGRASTMAPVKKQTPNGAARGSGKQRNNNSGGSGKDDSDGDSGEGRSLANGGLKGQGNGHKEKSQAPNLFAKGKENGAPEAGAFDVNKLQKLRAKGGKKTDTSAGGKVTKAEPKKIVKKNRVWDDSPSESKLDFTDPTNERGDIPIEAAAADQGESMMDKEELVSSDEDEDDEEVENEKTSTKKKGWFSSMIQSISGNAVLEKSNLQPALKALKDRLMTKNVAEEIAEKLCESVAASLEGKKLGSFTRVSTTVQAAMEEALLRILTPKRSIDILRDVHVAKEQGRPYVVVFVGVNGVGKSTNLSKVAYWLLQHNISVMLAACDTFRSGAVEQLRTHARRLQIPIFEKGYEKDPAVVAKEAIQEAKRNSSDVVLVDTAGRMQDNEPLMRALSKLINLNSPDLVLFVGEALVGNDAVDQLTKFDQKLADLSTVPNARLIDGILLTKFDTIDDKVGAALSMVYVSGAPVMFVGCGQSYTDLKKLNVKSIVKTLLK, from the exons ATGTTGGAAGAGCTGTTGATATTTACGCGAGGTGGGTTGATCCTATGGGAGCTCGGCAAGGCGCTTAAGGGCTCCCCCATCGATGCCCTCATCCGTTCCTGCCTCCTTGAGGAGCGATCCGCCGACGATGCCTTCCACTACGATGTTCCTGCCGGCGGCGCAGCCTATACGCTAAAGTGGGCGTTCGATAACGACCTTGGTCTCGTTTTCGTCGCTGTCTACCAGCGCATCCTCCACCTACTTTACGTCGATGATCTTCTCGCCGCCGTCCGTCGCGAGTTTTCTCAGATATACGACCCCAAGCGCATAACTTATGATGATTTCAATGAGACCTTCCGCCAGCTTCAGAAGGAAGCAGAGGCCCGTGCTGAGGAGATGCGCAAGTCCAAACAGGCTGGTCGGGCCTCTACCATGGCTCCTGTGAAGAAACAAACCCCTAATGGTGCTGCCAGAGGATCTGGGAAACAACGGAATAACAACAGTGGTGGCTCTGGGAAGGACGACTCTGATGGCGATTCAGGTGAGGGACGTTCTTTAGCTAATGGTGgtttgaaagggcaagggaatGGACATAAGGAGAAATCTCAAGCCCCAAACCTTtttgcaaagggaaaagagaatggAGCCCCTGAAGCTGGGGCCTTTGATGTAAATAAGTTACAAAAATTGAGAGCCAAAGGTGGAAAGAAAACAGATACTAGTGCTGGCGGTAAGGTTACAAAGGCTGAGCCAAAGAAAATTGTGAAAAAAAATAGGGTTTGGGATGATTCACCTTCCGAGTCAAAGCTGGATTTCACAGATCCCACGAATGAGAGAGGAGATATACCTATTGAAGCTGCAGCAGCAGATCAGGGAGAGAGCATGATGGATAAGGAGGAACTTGTAAGCAgtgatgaggatgaggatgatgAGGAAGTGGAGAATGAGAAAACTAGCACCAAGAAAAAAGGCTGGTTTTCATCTATGATCCAAAG CATTTCTGGCAATGCTGTTCTAGAAAAATCTAATTTGCAACCAGCATTGAAAGCCCTCAAAGATCGTCTGATGACTAAAAATGTG GCTGAGGAAATTGCTGAAAAGCTATGTGAATCAGTAGCAGCTAGTCTTGAAGGAAAAAAGCTGGGCTCATTTACAAGAGTTTCTACCACAGTCCAG GCAGCTATGGAAGAGGCTCTTCTTCGCATTCTAACGCCAAAACGATCCATTGATATATTGCGAGATGTTCATGTGGCTAAGGAGCAAGGAAGACCTTATGTTGTGGTTTTTGTTGGTGTCAATGGAGTTGGAAAATCTACTAATCTATCTAAA GTTGCATACTGGCTTTTGCAACATAACATTTCTGTTATGCTAGCGGCCTGCGATACATTTAGGTCAGGTGCTGTTGAACAGCTTCGCACACATGCACGCAGACTCCAG ATACCTATATTTGAGAAAGGCTATGAAAAAGATCCTGCAGTCGTAGCAAAGGAAGCCATCCAGGAAGCTAAACGGAACAGTTCAGATGTGGTGCTTGTTGATACAGCTGGTCGCATGCAG GATAATGAGCCGCTGATGAGagcactctctaaactcatcaaTCTCAACAGCCCAGACCTAGTTCTTTTTGTCGGAGAGGCTCTGGTTGGAAATGATGCGGTGGATCAATTAACAAAATTCGACCAG AAATTAGCTGACCTCTCCACAGTTCCGAATGCCAGGCTGATTGATGGCATCCTGCTCACCAAGTTTGATACTATCGATGATAAA GTTGGAGCAGCTCTTTCCATGGTTTATGTTTCAGGAGCTCCAGTGATGTTTGTTGGCTGTGGTCAGTCTTACACAGACCTGAAGAAGCTCAACGTGAAGTCCATTGTGAAAACTCTTCTGAAGTGA
- the LOC122019041 gene encoding myosin-13-like isoform X1, protein MFKTARWRNEKNKIKVVFKLQFQATKVPLLGSETVMVNLVQLDTGKPTARTEKAAVVNGTCNWSNPIYETVKLVRDAKSGKMNEKWYQFLVSKTQGPNELGVLGEGTVNLTDYGEVFKASSISLHLKAGTILHVTIQRIQGELADREGDIKRDGMLGQGQTLQGQLGKYDCEKGLKALVKNDMNMLKDGSHISREPRVKFTVNRNLTNYSDSNEHHKSNSPDVTSEASSDGRSEIYTPGEGMIKNTGSNRHDTASFSSPTTDVSIQKRSVTSSEWSGGEGSTDGSAKSESRECLPFSHIKLEKLSEVVSLTRKVEVSEKELEKLKRQIVKDAKQGEELLREISSLRKERDGLRRECQVLSQERLSFNDNVSAESHSARKGPSSVLEEIKQELDHERNLNSSLRLQLHKTQEANSELLLAVRDLDELLEEKNREMCPKCTGFQNSDAKQDGIENGTLEKKIIDLNNEVVLYSDDREELLLQMEQLALDYEILKQENHDMSLKLDQMQLREKLGMQYECSAHIALINDLECQVEWLEKQLQSQADSFKTDIDNVIHAKVEQEKKVIQAEEALKETKWKNVNTADWLHEELRRLSSQASSTFYVSEKVVERVIDEANELHSQNIYLQNLLQETKHNLTSVHGQYQMNLQHLLRVLVYKSKETDKLLLNLKGKNEELESCRNSEERLKVTLEKMEELKSEIEKLKMEKHLVSEERGNLVDRVEILEAKNKANELILQDRYSESELLKEEIVLLKQVLEKSEDERNELKNLTDKKENIVIILTSEVEALRLKYDHLKQMVSEGELEKQELRSLVSELGETYNTEEDDHFESYKCEFESDASSLQQSQELARYCRTNLREQDLVSYTCDQHTKDMLNEISVLKRQNKSTEDELKEMQERYSEISWKFAEVEGERQQLLITIRSLKNALKK, encoded by the exons ATGTTCAAAACTGCACGATGGAGGAACGAGAAGAACAAGATCAAGGTTGTTTTCAAATTGCAATTCCAAGCGACGAAG GTACCACTGTTGGGATCAGAGACAGTGATGGTGAATTTGGTTCAGCTGGACACTGGAAAACCAACGGCGAGGACTGAAAAGGCTGCTGTGGTTAATGGAACCTGCAACTGGTCGAACCCAATTTATGAAACAGTGAAATTAGTGCGCGATGCAAAGAGTGGAAAGATGAACGAGAAGTGGTACCAGTTTCTAGTTTCTAAGACT CAGGGACCAAATGAGCTCGGTGTTCTGGGAGAAGGCACGGTGAACCTGACAGATTATGGCGAGGTGTTCAAAGCCTCTTCTATCTCTCTCCATCTCAAAGCTGGAACGATCTTGCAT GTGACTATACAAAGAATTCAAGGTGAATTGGCAGACAG AGAAGGGGATATAAAGCGAGATGGAATGCTTGGACAAGGACAAACACTGCAAGGCCAGTTGGGCAAATACGACTGTGAAAAGGGGCTGAAAGCTCTTGTAAAGAACGACATGAACATGCTGAAA GATGGATCACATATCAGCAGAGAGCCCAGAGTCAAATTTACAGTAAACAGAAACCTGACAAATTATTCAGATTCTAACGAACACCATAAATCTAATAGTCCTGATGTTACATCAGAAGCCAGCTCTGATGGCAGATCAGAAATATATACACCAGGAGAGGGCATGATCAAGAACACCGGCAGCAATCGGCATGATACCGCCAGTTTCTCATCGCCTACTACTGATGTTAGCATTCAGAAAAGATCAGTGACCAGCTCTGAATGGTCTGGAGGTGAGGGAAGCACAGATGGTTCTGCAAAGTCTGAATCAAGAGAATGCCTTCCTTTCTCTCATATCAAACTTGAGAAGCTGAGTGAAGTTGTTTCCCTAACAAGAAAGGTGGAAGTATCCGAGAAAGAGTTGGAGAAGCTGAAGAGGCAAATCGTCAAGGATGCCAAGCAAGGAGAAGAGCTTTTGAGAGAGATAAGTAGTCTGAGAAAGGAAAGAGATGGTTTGCGCAGAGAATGCCAAGTGCTTTCACAGGAGAGATTAAGCTTTAATGACAATGTTTCAGCTGAATCACACAGTGCTAGGAAAGGTCCTTCGTCTGTGCTAGAAGAGATCAAACAAGAATTAGATCATGAGAGAAATCTGAACTCGAGTCTTCGCTTGCAGCTACATAAAACACAGGAAGCCAATTCTGAGTTGCTGCTTGCTGTTAGAGACCTTGACGAGCTGTTGGAGGAAAAAAACAGGGAGATGTGCCCAAAATGCACAGGATTTCAGAACTCGGATGCTAAACAAGATGGCATAGAAAATGGCACGTTAGAAAAGAAGATCATTGACCTCAACAATGAAGTGGTGTTGTACAGCGACGATCGCGAAGAGTTATTGTTGCAAATGGAACAGCTAGCTTTGGACTATGAGATTTTGAAACAGGAGAACCATGACATGTCCTTGAAGCTGGATCAGATGCAGCTGCGAGAAAAACTCGGCATGCAGTACGAGTGTTCAGCACATATTGCACTTATCAATGACCTTGAGTGTCAAGTTGAATGGCTAGAGAAACAGCTGCAATCGCAGGCTGATTCATTTAAAACAGATATTGACAACGTTATACATGCTAAAGTTGAACAAGAGAAAAAGGTCATTCAAGCAGAGGAAGCACTGAAGGAAACAAAGTGGAAGAATGTTAACACGGCTGATTGGCTTCATGAGGAACTTAGGAGGCTTTCTTCACAAGCCTCATCGACATTTTATGTGAGCGAGAAAGTGGTCGAGAGAGTGATAGATGAAGCTAATGAGTTGCATTCTCAAAACATTTACCTGCAAAATCTGCTTCAGGAAACCAAGCATAACCTGACATCAGTGCATGGCCAATATCAGATGAATCTTCAGCACTTATTAAGGGTTCTGGTTTACAAATCCAAAGAAACAGATAAGCTGCTTTTGAATCTCAAAGGCAAGAATGAAGAGCTTGAAAGTTGTAGGAATTCTGAAGAAAGGCTAAAGGTCACATTGGAGAAAATGGAAGAACTAAAATCTGAGATTGAGAAGCTCAAAATGGAGAAACATTTAGTCTCTGAAGAAAGAGGGAACTTGGTAGACAGGGTGGAAATTTTGGAGGCAAAGAACAAAGCAAATGAGCTGATTCTTCAAGATAGATATTCAGAAAGTGAACTCCTCAAGGAAGAGATAGTGCTACTGAAGCAAGTATTAGAAAAATCAGAGGACGAGAGGAATGAACTCAAGAATTTAACAGACAAAAAAGAGAATATTGTTATTATACTGACTTCTGAGGTAGAGGCCCTTAGACTAAAGTATGATCACTTGAAACAAATGGTATCTGAAGGTGAATTAGAAAAACAAGAGTTGAGGAGTCTGGTTTCTGAACTTGGGGAGACATACAATACT GAAGAAGATGATCATTTTGAGAGCTACAAGTGTGAGTTTGAAAGTGATGCCAGCTCTCTGCAACAATCTCAAGAATTAGCAAG GTATTGTCGAACAAATTTAAGAGAACAAGATTTGGTTTCCTATACTTGTGATCAGCATACAAAAGACATGCTAAATGAGATATCAGTCCTAAAAAGGCAGAATAAATCAACCGAAGACGAGTTGAAAGAAATGCAAGAAAGATATTCGGAGATTAGCTGGAAGTTTGCAGAAGTAGAAGGTGAAAGGCAACAACTACTTATCACAATCCGCAGTCTCAAAAATGCTTTGAAGAAGTAA
- the LOC122019041 gene encoding myosin-13-like isoform X2, translating into MFKTARWRNEKNKIKVVFKLQFQATKVPLLGSETVMVNLVQLDTGKPTARTEKAAVVNGTCNWSNPIYETVKLVRDAKSGKMNEKWYQFLVSKTGPNELGVLGEGTVNLTDYGEVFKASSISLHLKAGTILHVTIQRIQGELADREGDIKRDGMLGQGQTLQGQLGKYDCEKGLKALVKNDMNMLKDGSHISREPRVKFTVNRNLTNYSDSNEHHKSNSPDVTSEASSDGRSEIYTPGEGMIKNTGSNRHDTASFSSPTTDVSIQKRSVTSSEWSGGEGSTDGSAKSESRECLPFSHIKLEKLSEVVSLTRKVEVSEKELEKLKRQIVKDAKQGEELLREISSLRKERDGLRRECQVLSQERLSFNDNVSAESHSARKGPSSVLEEIKQELDHERNLNSSLRLQLHKTQEANSELLLAVRDLDELLEEKNREMCPKCTGFQNSDAKQDGIENGTLEKKIIDLNNEVVLYSDDREELLLQMEQLALDYEILKQENHDMSLKLDQMQLREKLGMQYECSAHIALINDLECQVEWLEKQLQSQADSFKTDIDNVIHAKVEQEKKVIQAEEALKETKWKNVNTADWLHEELRRLSSQASSTFYVSEKVVERVIDEANELHSQNIYLQNLLQETKHNLTSVHGQYQMNLQHLLRVLVYKSKETDKLLLNLKGKNEELESCRNSEERLKVTLEKMEELKSEIEKLKMEKHLVSEERGNLVDRVEILEAKNKANELILQDRYSESELLKEEIVLLKQVLEKSEDERNELKNLTDKKENIVIILTSEVEALRLKYDHLKQMVSEGELEKQELRSLVSELGETYNTEEDDHFESYKCEFESDASSLQQSQELARYCRTNLREQDLVSYTCDQHTKDMLNEISVLKRQNKSTEDELKEMQERYSEISWKFAEVEGERQQLLITIRSLKNALKK; encoded by the exons ATGTTCAAAACTGCACGATGGAGGAACGAGAAGAACAAGATCAAGGTTGTTTTCAAATTGCAATTCCAAGCGACGAAG GTACCACTGTTGGGATCAGAGACAGTGATGGTGAATTTGGTTCAGCTGGACACTGGAAAACCAACGGCGAGGACTGAAAAGGCTGCTGTGGTTAATGGAACCTGCAACTGGTCGAACCCAATTTATGAAACAGTGAAATTAGTGCGCGATGCAAAGAGTGGAAAGATGAACGAGAAGTGGTACCAGTTTCTAGTTTCTAAGACT GGACCAAATGAGCTCGGTGTTCTGGGAGAAGGCACGGTGAACCTGACAGATTATGGCGAGGTGTTCAAAGCCTCTTCTATCTCTCTCCATCTCAAAGCTGGAACGATCTTGCAT GTGACTATACAAAGAATTCAAGGTGAATTGGCAGACAG AGAAGGGGATATAAAGCGAGATGGAATGCTTGGACAAGGACAAACACTGCAAGGCCAGTTGGGCAAATACGACTGTGAAAAGGGGCTGAAAGCTCTTGTAAAGAACGACATGAACATGCTGAAA GATGGATCACATATCAGCAGAGAGCCCAGAGTCAAATTTACAGTAAACAGAAACCTGACAAATTATTCAGATTCTAACGAACACCATAAATCTAATAGTCCTGATGTTACATCAGAAGCCAGCTCTGATGGCAGATCAGAAATATATACACCAGGAGAGGGCATGATCAAGAACACCGGCAGCAATCGGCATGATACCGCCAGTTTCTCATCGCCTACTACTGATGTTAGCATTCAGAAAAGATCAGTGACCAGCTCTGAATGGTCTGGAGGTGAGGGAAGCACAGATGGTTCTGCAAAGTCTGAATCAAGAGAATGCCTTCCTTTCTCTCATATCAAACTTGAGAAGCTGAGTGAAGTTGTTTCCCTAACAAGAAAGGTGGAAGTATCCGAGAAAGAGTTGGAGAAGCTGAAGAGGCAAATCGTCAAGGATGCCAAGCAAGGAGAAGAGCTTTTGAGAGAGATAAGTAGTCTGAGAAAGGAAAGAGATGGTTTGCGCAGAGAATGCCAAGTGCTTTCACAGGAGAGATTAAGCTTTAATGACAATGTTTCAGCTGAATCACACAGTGCTAGGAAAGGTCCTTCGTCTGTGCTAGAAGAGATCAAACAAGAATTAGATCATGAGAGAAATCTGAACTCGAGTCTTCGCTTGCAGCTACATAAAACACAGGAAGCCAATTCTGAGTTGCTGCTTGCTGTTAGAGACCTTGACGAGCTGTTGGAGGAAAAAAACAGGGAGATGTGCCCAAAATGCACAGGATTTCAGAACTCGGATGCTAAACAAGATGGCATAGAAAATGGCACGTTAGAAAAGAAGATCATTGACCTCAACAATGAAGTGGTGTTGTACAGCGACGATCGCGAAGAGTTATTGTTGCAAATGGAACAGCTAGCTTTGGACTATGAGATTTTGAAACAGGAGAACCATGACATGTCCTTGAAGCTGGATCAGATGCAGCTGCGAGAAAAACTCGGCATGCAGTACGAGTGTTCAGCACATATTGCACTTATCAATGACCTTGAGTGTCAAGTTGAATGGCTAGAGAAACAGCTGCAATCGCAGGCTGATTCATTTAAAACAGATATTGACAACGTTATACATGCTAAAGTTGAACAAGAGAAAAAGGTCATTCAAGCAGAGGAAGCACTGAAGGAAACAAAGTGGAAGAATGTTAACACGGCTGATTGGCTTCATGAGGAACTTAGGAGGCTTTCTTCACAAGCCTCATCGACATTTTATGTGAGCGAGAAAGTGGTCGAGAGAGTGATAGATGAAGCTAATGAGTTGCATTCTCAAAACATTTACCTGCAAAATCTGCTTCAGGAAACCAAGCATAACCTGACATCAGTGCATGGCCAATATCAGATGAATCTTCAGCACTTATTAAGGGTTCTGGTTTACAAATCCAAAGAAACAGATAAGCTGCTTTTGAATCTCAAAGGCAAGAATGAAGAGCTTGAAAGTTGTAGGAATTCTGAAGAAAGGCTAAAGGTCACATTGGAGAAAATGGAAGAACTAAAATCTGAGATTGAGAAGCTCAAAATGGAGAAACATTTAGTCTCTGAAGAAAGAGGGAACTTGGTAGACAGGGTGGAAATTTTGGAGGCAAAGAACAAAGCAAATGAGCTGATTCTTCAAGATAGATATTCAGAAAGTGAACTCCTCAAGGAAGAGATAGTGCTACTGAAGCAAGTATTAGAAAAATCAGAGGACGAGAGGAATGAACTCAAGAATTTAACAGACAAAAAAGAGAATATTGTTATTATACTGACTTCTGAGGTAGAGGCCCTTAGACTAAAGTATGATCACTTGAAACAAATGGTATCTGAAGGTGAATTAGAAAAACAAGAGTTGAGGAGTCTGGTTTCTGAACTTGGGGAGACATACAATACT GAAGAAGATGATCATTTTGAGAGCTACAAGTGTGAGTTTGAAAGTGATGCCAGCTCTCTGCAACAATCTCAAGAATTAGCAAG GTATTGTCGAACAAATTTAAGAGAACAAGATTTGGTTTCCTATACTTGTGATCAGCATACAAAAGACATGCTAAATGAGATATCAGTCCTAAAAAGGCAGAATAAATCAACCGAAGACGAGTTGAAAGAAATGCAAGAAAGATATTCGGAGATTAGCTGGAAGTTTGCAGAAGTAGAAGGTGAAAGGCAACAACTACTTATCACAATCCGCAGTCTCAAAAATGCTTTGAAGAAGTAA